The Eubacteriaceae bacterium Marseille-Q4139 genome has a window encoding:
- a CDS encoding cation:proton antiporter codes for MWITDMLKLAAAIIFAFAAGKLTAKLKLPAILGWLIAGMALGPHAFNLLSDSLLDSGWYRITESILECTVGLMIGTELLWGNLKHTGKQILITTVTESLGTFFVVSLVFAVLFHFAGLPVYLAFMFGGIALATAPAPSLSIVNEMKASGPVTNALIPMAALDDLVGALVFFVVIALVSAHVSTEQVSVFFILFLVFLPVLIGIATGFLTGKMLQKRKDTRSSLLILASMLLFSSIIGLYLNYMVLPSPTLNFLLIGMGFSTVFANMISERQLAGIMKFMTPVIGFCLIVMILNLGAPLDYHLVLGAGVYTAVYILSRAVGKYGGAWFGAAITHAPKTVRRYLGLTLLPHSGVSLIFTGIAVSVLREPAPECVPVIQGTIAAAAVINEIIAVIMAKKGFEWAGELPEGKETFLHDAERTAGAQ; via the coding sequence TGCGGCAGGAAAGCTGACGGCCAAACTTAAGCTCCCTGCCATTCTTGGCTGGCTGATTGCCGGAATGGCCCTCGGCCCTCATGCCTTCAATCTTTTAAGTGATTCCCTGCTTGATTCCGGCTGGTACCGCATAACCGAGAGTATTCTGGAGTGTACGGTCGGCCTGATGATCGGCACGGAACTTCTGTGGGGGAATCTAAAGCACACGGGCAAGCAGATTCTGATAACGACTGTCACCGAATCTCTGGGGACATTTTTTGTTGTAAGCCTGGTGTTCGCGGTGCTGTTTCATTTTGCCGGACTTCCTGTCTATCTGGCTTTTATGTTTGGGGGCATTGCTCTGGCTACGGCTCCGGCCCCGTCTCTTTCCATTGTCAATGAGATGAAAGCTTCGGGCCCTGTCACAAATGCGCTCATTCCCATGGCCGCTCTGGATGATCTGGTGGGTGCCCTTGTATTTTTTGTTGTAATAGCCCTGGTGTCCGCCCATGTTTCCACAGAACAGGTTTCCGTTTTTTTCATTCTTTTCCTTGTTTTCCTGCCTGTGCTTATCGGTATTGCCACCGGCTTTTTGACCGGAAAAATGCTCCAAAAGAGGAAGGATACCAGAAGCTCCCTTTTAATCCTGGCCTCTATGCTCTTATTTTCTTCCATCATCGGACTGTACTTGAATTACATGGTTCTGCCGTCGCCAACCCTCAATTTCCTGTTGATCGGCATGGGCTTTTCCACGGTGTTCGCCAATATGATTTCTGAACGGCAGCTCGCCGGAATCATGAAATTCATGACCCCGGTTATTGGATTCTGCCTGATTGTCATGATTCTGAATCTCGGCGCTCCCTTGGATTACCATCTTGTCCTGGGCGCCGGTGTTTATACGGCCGTCTACATTCTTTCCCGGGCTGTCGGGAAATACGGCGGAGCCTGGTTTGGGGCGGCCATTACCCATGCGCCCAAAACTGTCCGCAGGTACCTTGGACTCACGCTTCTTCCCCATTCCGGCGTTTCCCTTATTTTTACAGGGATTGCCGTCTCGGTGCTTCGCGAACCGGCGCCGGAATGCGTGCCCGTTATCCAGGGTACCATTGCCGCAGCGGCTGTCATCAATGAGATTATCGCCGTCATCATGGCGAAAAAGGGATTTGAATGGGCGGGAGAACTGCCCGAAGGAAAGGAGACGTTTCTTCATGACGCAGAAAGAACGGCAGGAGCTCAGTAG
- a CDS encoding TetR/AcrR family transcriptional regulator translates to MTQKERQELSREKILQAAAKEFGDRGYDAVTMDSICFGHGISKGMMYHYYSGKDELFLLCIGRMFQELRDFLDMQEQPVSSDPLEAVQDFFLMREKFFRIHPDYKKIFENAMLHPPKHLKEQILALRAPVRDMNLKFLHHAISRLPLRPDLSQEQVIRYFECVEAFFWNLTEQYQAGRPASDYRSLLAVSKEVLDMVLFGIAVKKS, encoded by the coding sequence ATGACGCAGAAAGAACGGCAGGAGCTCAGTAGGGAAAAGATCTTGCAGGCCGCGGCGAAGGAGTTTGGAGACCGCGGCTACGACGCCGTCACCATGGACAGCATCTGCTTCGGCCATGGGATATCCAAGGGCATGATGTACCATTATTATTCCGGAAAGGATGAACTGTTCCTTCTATGCATTGGGCGCATGTTTCAGGAACTCAGGGACTTTCTTGATATGCAGGAGCAGCCAGTCAGTTCTGATCCCCTGGAAGCTGTCCAGGATTTTTTTCTGATGCGTGAAAAATTTTTCCGGATACATCCGGATTATAAGAAGATCTTTGAAAATGCCATGCTCCATCCGCCAAAACATTTAAAGGAACAGATTCTCGCGCTCCGCGCCCCTGTGCGGGACATGAATCTTAAATTCCTGCACCATGCCATATCCAGGCTCCCGCTTCGCCCTGATTTGAGCCAGGAGCAGGTGATTCGGTACTTCGAGTGTGTGGAGGCCTTTTTCTGGAATCTGACGGAGCAGTATCAGGCTGGCCGTCCGGCCTCGGATTACCGCTCCCTTCTGGCTGTTTCCAAAGAAGTCCTCGATATGGTTCTTTTTGGGATTGCAGTGAAGAAATCCTGA
- a CDS encoding dihydroxy-acid dehydratase — translation MPHIDENAEAYYMGLMNAAGFRDKDIRKPIIGIVNSWNDVNPGHKPLKELAQYVKEGVWAAGGTPAEFCVPAPCDGMAQLRGMQYILPSRDLIAGAVEAMCGAHHFDGLVFLCACDKIVPGMLMAAASIDVPSIFLTPGSMLPYEENGETFVTPDLKEAIGSFRAGTVDEETFGRYKQNICSSCGTCSMYGTANTMCVFAEAIGICPPDSATIPFCASAKFKQARDVGERIMELVREGKTTRTFITKKSLENGIRHVSATGGSSNFVMHVLAIAKCAGIPLDLKEFDEIQKDVPVIAKFKPSSKYNLIDYGKAGGSGASLKTIREYLHTDVPVVMGGTLGEYLDQYHRAIDREVIHTADDPLHADGCFSVLYGNLAPKGAVVKKSGVDPSMYYHRGPAVVFDSEEEVMDCLMNSDIRSGSVLVIRYEGPKGGPGMRELSIPAAMLVGMGLHKSVAMVTDGRFSGASRGPCVGHVSPEAWDMGPIACLRNGDIITIDLENHLLQAELSDEEISERLKHVKRPQHDAPGILKKYRKMADGADEGAAWLY, via the coding sequence ATGCCGCACATTGATGAAAATGCCGAGGCCTATTACATGGGCCTTATGAACGCCGCCGGTTTCCGTGATAAGGACATCCGGAAGCCGATCATTGGAATCGTAAATTCCTGGAACGATGTAAACCCGGGCCACAAACCGTTAAAAGAGCTGGCTCAGTATGTGAAGGAAGGCGTCTGGGCAGCCGGCGGTACGCCAGCGGAATTCTGTGTCCCGGCGCCCTGCGACGGGATGGCGCAGCTTCGCGGCATGCAGTACATTCTGCCTTCAAGGGATTTGATAGCCGGGGCCGTGGAGGCCATGTGTGGCGCCCACCATTTTGACGGTCTGGTTTTCCTATGCGCCTGCGATAAAATCGTGCCGGGAATGTTAATGGCGGCCGCTTCCATTGATGTGCCGAGCATCTTTCTGACGCCCGGTTCCATGCTTCCTTACGAGGAAAATGGTGAGACCTTTGTGACGCCGGATTTAAAAGAAGCCATCGGAAGTTTCCGCGCCGGTACCGTCGACGAAGAAACCTTCGGAAGATACAAGCAGAACATCTGTTCCTCCTGCGGTACCTGTTCCATGTACGGGACGGCCAACACCATGTGCGTATTTGCCGAGGCCATCGGTATCTGCCCGCCGGACTCCGCGACGATCCCCTTCTGCGCCTCCGCTAAATTTAAGCAGGCGCGGGACGTGGGCGAGCGGATCATGGAGCTGGTGCGGGAAGGAAAGACCACCAGGACATTCATTACGAAAAAGTCCCTGGAAAACGGCATTCGCCACGTATCGGCCACCGGCGGTTCCAGCAATTTCGTCATGCATGTGCTAGCTATCGCAAAATGTGCCGGAATCCCTCTGGATTTAAAAGAATTCGATGAAATCCAGAAAGATGTGCCGGTCATCGCAAAATTCAAACCTTCGTCGAAATACAACCTGATCGACTACGGAAAGGCCGGCGGCTCCGGCGCCTCCTTAAAAACCATCCGGGAATATCTCCACACCGATGTCCCCGTTGTCATGGGAGGTACCCTTGGGGAGTATCTGGATCAGTACCACCGGGCCATCGACAGGGAAGTGATCCATACGGCTGATGATCCGCTCCATGCTGACGGCTGTTTTTCCGTCCTTTACGGGAACCTGGCCCCCAAAGGCGCCGTCGTCAAAAAAAGCGGCGTGGATCCGTCCATGTATTACCACCGCGGCCCGGCCGTGGTCTTCGATTCGGAGGAAGAGGTCATGGACTGCCTGATGAATTCAGACATCCGTTCCGGTTCTGTCCTTGTGATCCGCTACGAAGGCCCCAAAGGCGGCCCAGGTATGCGGGAGCTTTCGATTCCTGCGGCGATGTTGGTGGGAATGGGGCTCCATAAATCCGTAGCCATGGTGACGGACGGCCGGTTTTCCGGCGCCTCCCGCGGGCCCTGCGTCGGCCATGTATCGCCGGAGGCCTGGGACATGGGCCCCATCGCCTGTTTAAGAAACGGCGACATCATCACTATCGACCTGGAAAACCATCTGCTTCAGGCGGAACTTTCCGATGAAGAAATAAGCGAGCGGCTAAAGCATGTAAAGCGTCCGCAGCACGACGCTCCCGGGATTCTCAAAAAATACAGGAAAATGGCCGACGGTGCAGACGAAGGCGCCGCCTGGCTCTACTAA
- a CDS encoding cytosolic protein — protein sequence MTELWSGAYDLHVHSAPDVVKRRFSDIELAKRYQAAGMKGYAIKNHQLCTAGRAALIREMFPGFSAIGTVTLNNAMGGLNPMAVEMAGRMGAKICWFPTVDSKNEYDFLNRNQDAPQPYGAVADNQTLKRERISIFDGEKIKPVVYDILEILKAHDMVLATGHLSPKESLALIKAASERKLEKMVVTHCDYPATFMPVEMQKECARYGAFIEHNYLQIATGESSWELALSEINAIGPEHTIVSSDGGQTTSIPPDEAIMAWCRKLAETGYPEREIRRIVSENTAFLAESL from the coding sequence ATGACAGAATTATGGAGCGGTGCCTATGACCTTCATGTCCATTCGGCGCCAGATGTGGTAAAAAGAAGATTTTCCGATATTGAGCTTGCAAAGCGGTACCAGGCAGCCGGAATGAAGGGCTATGCCATTAAAAACCACCAGCTCTGCACAGCGGGGCGGGCAGCCCTGATCCGGGAAATGTTCCCGGGCTTTTCCGCCATCGGAACCGTTACCTTAAACAACGCCATGGGCGGCCTGAATCCCATGGCCGTGGAGATGGCAGGCCGCATGGGCGCAAAAATCTGCTGGTTTCCCACGGTGGATTCAAAAAATGAATACGATTTCCTGAATAGAAATCAGGATGCGCCTCAGCCGTACGGCGCCGTCGCCGACAACCAGACACTAAAAAGAGAGCGGATTTCCATATTCGATGGTGAAAAAATCAAGCCGGTGGTGTATGATATCCTTGAGATCCTGAAAGCGCATGACATGGTGCTGGCGACGGGGCACCTCTCGCCAAAGGAGTCCCTGGCACTTATAAAAGCGGCCAGCGAAAGAAAGCTTGAGAAAATGGTTGTGACCCATTGCGACTATCCGGCCACGTTTATGCCTGTTGAAATGCAGAAGGAATGCGCGCGGTACGGGGCATTTATCGAACATAATTATCTCCAGATTGCTACCGGAGAATCAAGCTGGGAGCTGGCGCTCTCTGAGATCAATGCCATTGGCCCGGAGCACACCATTGTATCCAGCGACGGCGGCCAGACTACATCCATCCCGCCGGATGAAGCCATTATGGCCTGGTGCAGAAAGCTTGCCGAAACCGGATATCCGGAGCGGGAGATCCGCCGCATCGTCTCGGAAAATACCGCATTTCTTGCAGAAAGCTTATAA
- a CDS encoding GntP family permease, producing the protein MNVMLIPVFICLFSFLAYKKWSPILLGPAMALLLVIVCQMPVLDAMLGPYLESSASFVKSNFFVFFLGAIFGGIMEVTNAAKSIAVWMSGWTKGKFVLPLIMTITGILAFGGVSGFVVYFAMYPIALHLCKEANISRALIPGAIAAGCWTWAMTAPGSPAVPNVLAMKALGTSSTADFAGGFLFAGVIQYIMVFAYLEWQKNVYAKKGLGFVTDAYVEEEMKKGQDKALPNPVLALVPLLVIIVLFNVLHLAVEMALLAGVLLGMILLWKYGGNAGEWLQICNKGANNSATVILNTAMVVGFAGVMKETAAFSALVDGLGSISMNPLIYVAVTSGLCSAAAASASGGMGVALEAFKDTYLSLGIAPEVIHRIAVIAGGTFDSLPHTGGQITLLNICRQSHKEAYIHMFMTECVIPLITVALLIVWHSLGF; encoded by the coding sequence ATGAACGTAATGCTGATACCTGTTTTTATCTGCCTTTTCAGTTTCCTGGCGTATAAGAAATGGAGCCCGATCCTTTTGGGGCCGGCCATGGCGCTTTTGCTCGTCATCGTTTGTCAGATGCCGGTTTTAGACGCCATGCTCGGGCCGTATCTGGAATCCTCGGCCAGCTTCGTAAAGTCAAATTTCTTCGTCTTTTTCCTGGGCGCGATTTTCGGCGGGATTATGGAGGTCACGAACGCGGCAAAATCCATTGCCGTCTGGATGTCCGGCTGGACGAAAGGAAAATTTGTCCTTCCCTTAATCATGACAATCACCGGAATCCTGGCTTTCGGTGGCGTCAGCGGCTTTGTGGTGTACTTCGCCATGTACCCGATTGCCCTTCATCTCTGCAAGGAAGCGAACATTTCCAGAGCTTTAATCCCCGGTGCCATAGCAGCCGGCTGCTGGACATGGGCCATGACGGCGCCCGGTTCCCCGGCCGTCCCGAATGTCCTTGCGATGAAGGCCCTTGGGACGAGTTCTACGGCTGATTTTGCCGGCGGCTTCCTTTTCGCCGGCGTAATCCAGTACATCATGGTTTTTGCCTATCTGGAATGGCAGAAAAACGTCTATGCGAAAAAAGGTCTCGGTTTTGTGACGGATGCCTATGTGGAAGAGGAGATGAAAAAAGGACAGGATAAGGCCCTTCCGAACCCGGTTCTCGCTCTGGTTCCTCTGCTCGTGATTATCGTCCTTTTCAACGTCCTGCACCTTGCCGTGGAGATGGCACTGCTGGCAGGAGTCCTTTTGGGCATGATTCTTTTGTGGAAATACGGCGGAAATGCCGGAGAGTGGCTTCAGATCTGCAACAAGGGCGCTAACAATTCGGCAACTGTAATCTTAAATACAGCCATGGTTGTGGGCTTTGCCGGTGTTATGAAGGAGACAGCCGCATTCTCAGCCCTGGTGGATGGACTCGGAAGTATTTCCATGAACCCGCTTATCTATGTGGCCGTGACCTCCGGTCTCTGTTCGGCCGCTGCTGCGTCTGCTTCCGGCGGAATGGGCGTGGCATTAGAAGCTTTTAAAGACACGTATTTATCTTTGGGAATCGCGCCGGAAGTCATCCATCGGATTGCCGTCATTGCCGGCGGAACCTTCGATTCCCTGCCCCATACGGGCGGCCAGATTACACTTTTAAACATTTGCCGCCAGAGCCATAAAGAGGCGTACATCCACATGTTCATGACAGAATGCGTGATCCCGTTAATCACTGTGGCGCTTCTGATCGTATGGCACAGCCTTGGATTCTAA
- a CDS encoding LysR family transcriptional regulator: MQQGFELFLIAAEELNFSKAAQRAYVTQQCLSDHIKRLEQQYGVPLFYRKPRLSLTEYGAVLLAAVQNMKLIETNLENDFCELSGEERGVFTFGINATRARILLPEIYPDFHRRFPHVELNIRLNETRSMQSLLLNGRLDMFLGVDTIVQPLLASHFICENPLFCVFSADTFRLLFSELSEEALSGCKDGVDLASFQDVPFLLCLPESTTRQMIVNALSRQNIYLKNSISISDYETHFALCAKNTMVTVCPAIAVSQVKSMNMTLPWEKRLLVFPIQNFKSSLSVQLVYHRDLHLTGYMKYFIRLLEREMGRQNEEAERYMDEVVLGG, from the coding sequence ATGCAGCAGGGCTTTGAGCTGTTTTTGATTGCGGCAGAAGAACTGAATTTCAGCAAGGCAGCCCAGAGGGCCTATGTAACGCAGCAGTGCTTAAGCGACCACATCAAGCGGCTGGAACAGCAGTACGGCGTTCCGCTGTTTTACAGGAAGCCGCGGCTTTCCCTGACGGAATACGGCGCCGTCCTGCTGGCTGCGGTTCAGAATATGAAACTGATCGAAACGAACCTGGAAAACGATTTTTGCGAACTTTCCGGGGAGGAACGCGGCGTGTTTACCTTCGGGATCAATGCCACCAGGGCCAGGATCCTGCTTCCGGAGATTTATCCGGACTTTCACAGACGCTTCCCCCATGTGGAGTTAAACATCCGTCTCAACGAGACGCGCTCCATGCAGTCTCTCCTTTTAAACGGGCGGCTCGACATGTTCCTCGGTGTGGATACCATTGTCCAACCGCTGCTTGCCTCCCATTTTATCTGTGAAAATCCCCTGTTCTGTGTTTTTTCTGCGGATACCTTCCGGCTGCTTTTCAGTGAACTGTCTGAGGAGGCGCTTTCCGGCTGCAAGGACGGCGTCGACCTCGCCAGCTTCCAGGATGTCCCATTTCTTCTCTGCCTGCCGGAAAGCACAACCAGGCAGATGATCGTCAACGCCTTAAGCCGTCAGAATATCTATCTGAAAAATTCCATCTCCATCAGCGATTATGAGACACACTTTGCCCTCTGCGCGAAAAATACGATGGTTACGGTCTGCCCTGCCATTGCGGTCAGCCAGGTGAAGTCCATGAACATGACGCTCCCCTGGGAGAAACGGCTCCTTGTGTTTCCGATCCAGAATTTTAAAAGCTCTTTGAGCGTCCAGCTTGTGTACCACAGGGATCTCCACTTGACCGGGTATATGAAGTATTTTATCCGGCTTTTGGAGAGGGAGATGGGGAGACAGAATGAGGAGGCGGAGAGGTATATGGATGAGGTGGTGTTGGGGGGATGA
- a CDS encoding mandelate racemase/muconate lactonizing enzyme family protein gives MKITDIKATPVAVPLKPSKTKSKMRKGPNAVIAVIVQVFTDEGYMGIGETPAVLGLDLSSAIVNSAKPILVGEDCANINLLMKRLYVQYNANHLHIHTASWAFSGIELALWDIMAQKAGMPLYQIWGGAFRSRVEIIGVIERQESAGMKEMARQMVAEGYRTLYTKIGMDPEDDIRAIAAMREGAPEPHVKICGDANQAWSTGEAISIIRRMEPYGIGWIEQPVMMYNLDALKHVRSHVNVPILGHESNWTMYDLVNVIKKDCVDYVKLDGRFDAGYNGVRISAGMAEAAGIQCVHHSFFQLGIALAGSLHVMASCPNFSMACSMSEYRSMLDDVIEGGPLQMKQSPYMDVPQGIGLGVKLDEEKLQKYHEYYVREILEPGYERETENPYYTAMFMRPYLRDTYGSR, from the coding sequence ATGAAGATTACAGATATCAAAGCAACACCGGTTGCAGTTCCTTTAAAGCCATCGAAAACAAAATCGAAAATGAGAAAAGGGCCGAACGCTGTGATCGCCGTTATTGTACAGGTGTTTACGGATGAAGGCTATATGGGGATAGGAGAGACACCGGCAGTCCTGGGACTGGATCTGTCCAGTGCAATCGTAAATTCAGCCAAACCGATTTTGGTTGGAGAGGATTGCGCGAACATCAATCTGTTGATGAAACGGCTTTATGTACAATACAACGCCAATCATCTGCATATCCATACGGCAAGCTGGGCCTTTTCTGGAATTGAACTGGCGCTTTGGGATATTATGGCTCAAAAGGCGGGAATGCCGCTTTACCAGATCTGGGGCGGTGCGTTCCGAAGCCGCGTGGAAATTATCGGCGTCATCGAGAGACAGGAGAGCGCCGGGATGAAGGAGATGGCGCGGCAGATGGTGGCAGAGGGCTATCGTACCCTCTATACAAAAATCGGAATGGATCCTGAGGATGACATCCGGGCGATTGCCGCCATGCGGGAAGGTGCTCCGGAGCCGCATGTAAAAATCTGTGGAGATGCCAATCAAGCCTGGTCTACGGGTGAGGCAATTAGTATTATCCGGCGCATGGAGCCGTATGGGATCGGATGGATCGAGCAGCCAGTTATGATGTATAATCTGGATGCTTTGAAGCATGTGAGGAGTCATGTGAATGTGCCGATCCTGGGTCATGAGTCAAACTGGACCATGTATGATCTCGTGAATGTGATAAAAAAAGACTGTGTCGACTATGTGAAACTCGATGGGCGGTTCGATGCCGGATATAATGGCGTCCGCATCAGCGCAGGCATGGCGGAAGCAGCCGGAATTCAGTGCGTACATCATTCCTTCTTCCAGCTTGGGATTGCGCTTGCAGGCAGCCTGCATGTGATGGCCTCCTGCCCCAATTTTTCCATGGCATGTTCGATGTCCGAATATCGCAGCATGCTGGATGACGTAATCGAAGGCGGGCCGCTCCAGATGAAGCAGAGCCCATATATGGATGTCCCGCAGGGGATTGGGCTTGGGGTAAAGCTTGACGAAGAAAAGCTTCAAAAATATCATGAGTATTACGTCAGGGAAATCCTGGAGCCTGGCTATGAGCGTGAAACGGAAAATCCATACTATACGGCGATGTTTATGCGGCCTTACTTAAGGGATACCTACGGTTCCAGATAA
- a CDS encoding transcriptional regulator: MRNLAEEKNFFITMFDMLEAHFGADVELVLHDLTNEYEHSIVDIRNGHITGRKIGDCGDDLGLEVLSGSTDDGNSYNEILRTEDGKILRCSTIFIYGDDGAVIGSICINQDITRTLAMEEYLRAHINKSSTEAKETFTKDVNTLLTNLIEDAHRHVGKEPEDMTKEDKQEFIRYLDERGAFLITKSGTRVCNYLSISKYTLYNYRDIGRELVVQEAD; this comes from the coding sequence ATGCGTAATTTAGCCGAAGAAAAAAACTTTTTTATTACCATGTTTGACATGCTGGAGGCACATTTTGGAGCAGATGTGGAGCTTGTCCTGCATGATTTGACAAATGAATACGAACATTCCATCGTGGATATCCGCAATGGGCATATTACAGGAAGAAAAATCGGGGACTGTGGCGATGACCTGGGACTTGAGGTTTTAAGCGGTTCAACAGATGACGGTAACTCGTATAATGAAATTCTGCGTACGGAAGACGGGAAAATCCTGCGCTGCTCTACCATTTTTATCTATGGGGACGACGGTGCTGTGATTGGGAGCATCTGTATCAACCAGGACATTACCCGCACGCTGGCGATGGAAGAATACCTTCGGGCACACATCAATAAAAGCAGTACGGAGGCAAAAGAAACATTCACAAAAGATGTGAACACGCTTCTGACAAACCTGATTGAAGATGCTCACCGGCATGTTGGAAAAGAGCCGGAAGATATGACGAAAGAGGACAAACAGGAATTCATCCGCTATCTTGATGAGCGGGGGGCGTTCCTTATTACAAAGTCGGGAACCAGAGTATGCAATTATTTAAGTATCTCAAAATATACGCTGTATAATTACCGGGATATCGGCCGCGAGCTTGTGGTTCAGGAGGCTGACTAG
- a CDS encoding ABC transporter ATP-binding protein has product MDQKNKEVLVHAENLNKTYYVKTGFLKKTPLCAVNNISLDIYRGETLGLVGESGCGKSTTGFMLLSLLKLTSGQVFFEGDRIDHLSDARLKKYRAKMQMIFQDPYASLDPRLRVLNAVAEPLEIYHRIRNSGEKKEIVGELLESVGLRADDMNKFPYEFSGGQRQRICIARALALEPSFIVADESVSALDVSIQAQILALLTEIKKKKNLTYLFISHDLAVIKYICDRIVVMYLGKIVEIGLKKQLFSKPLHPYTQALLESVPSIGKKNGASALQGEVPSALNPPSGCVFHTRCPHATAQCREKEPLLHDTDGRQVACWLYT; this is encoded by the coding sequence TTGGATCAGAAGAATAAAGAAGTTTTAGTCCATGCAGAGAATCTGAACAAAACATATTATGTCAAAACCGGTTTTTTGAAAAAGACGCCCCTTTGTGCAGTCAACAATATTTCTCTGGATATTTATAGAGGAGAGACCTTAGGACTTGTCGGAGAATCCGGATGTGGTAAAAGCACGACAGGGTTCATGCTTCTTTCCTTATTAAAACTGACAAGCGGGCAGGTTTTTTTTGAAGGGGATCGGATTGACCATCTATCTGATGCAAGGTTGAAAAAGTACAGAGCAAAAATGCAGATGATTTTTCAGGATCCGTATGCGTCTCTGGATCCGCGGCTGCGGGTTTTAAATGCGGTGGCAGAGCCGTTGGAGATTTATCACCGCATTAGAAATTCCGGCGAGAAAAAAGAGATCGTCGGGGAACTTTTAGAATCTGTCGGTTTAAGGGCAGATGATATGAATAAATTCCCTTATGAATTTAGCGGCGGCCAGAGACAGCGGATCTGCATTGCGCGTGCGCTGGCACTGGAACCAAGCTTTATTGTGGCGGATGAGTCGGTTTCGGCTCTGGATGTGTCAATTCAGGCGCAGATCCTGGCTCTTCTGACAGAGATTAAGAAAAAGAAAAATCTGACGTATCTCTTCATTTCCCATGATTTAGCGGTCATCAAATACATTTGTGACCGGATTGTCGTCATGTATCTCGGAAAGATTGTAGAGATTGGTTTAAAGAAGCAGCTTTTTTCCAAACCGCTCCACCCCTATACGCAGGCACTTTTGGAATCTGTCCCGAGTATTGGGAAAAAAAACGGCGCCTCCGCTCTTCAGGGAGAAGTTCCGAGCGCACTGAACCCGCCGTCCGGATGCGTATTCCACACAAGATGCCCGCATGCGACCGCGCAGTGCCGGGAAAAAGAACCTTTGCTGCATGACACAGACGGCCGGCAGGTGGCCTGCTGGCTATATACATAA
- a CDS encoding ABC transporter ATP-binding protein — protein MGDVILKVEDLHVTFATDHGIVTAVQGIGFSLHKGETLCIVGESGSGKSVTCLAIMGLLPKPGGRIAGGKVEFAGRDITNLDDKEMQKIRGNRISMIFQEPMTALNPVYTIGYQINEVLIRHKGMKKKQATEYAVHLLEKVGITEASRRIKQFPHELSGGLRQRVMIAIALACNPDILIADEPTTALDVTVQAQILELLSSLKKEFNTSIIFITHDMGVVSQVADTIMVMYGGMKVEENSADAFFKNPVHPYTVGLLNCIPQISLDDKVLTQIPGVIPHLWDMPAGCHFNNRCVYAMESCRQSVPAFREIEPGHYAACHMLKGGGA, from the coding sequence ATGGGTGATGTAATCTTAAAAGTAGAAGATCTTCATGTTACGTTTGCCACGGATCATGGAATTGTTACGGCGGTGCAGGGGATAGGATTTTCCCTTCACAAAGGCGAGACACTTTGTATCGTCGGGGAGTCAGGAAGCGGAAAATCTGTTACCTGCCTTGCAATTATGGGACTTCTCCCCAAGCCCGGTGGACGCATTGCTGGAGGAAAAGTCGAGTTTGCCGGCCGTGACATCACGAATCTGGATGACAAGGAAATGCAAAAAATACGTGGAAATCGAATATCCATGATTTTTCAGGAGCCTATGACTGCCCTGAATCCGGTATATACAATCGGATATCAGATTAACGAGGTGCTGATCCGCCATAAAGGGATGAAGAAAAAACAGGCGACGGAGTATGCTGTTCATCTGTTGGAAAAAGTGGGGATCACGGAAGCGTCCAGACGGATTAAGCAGTTTCCTCATGAACTGAGCGGCGGTCTACGGCAGCGCGTCATGATCGCCATAGCTCTGGCATGCAACCCGGATATCCTGATTGCAGACGAGCCAACGACTGCATTAGACGTTACGGTTCAGGCGCAGATTTTGGAACTTCTTTCTTCTTTAAAAAAGGAATTCAATACGTCTATTATTTTTATTACTCATGATATGGGTGTGGTGTCCCAGGTGGCGGACACGATTATGGTTATGTACGGAGGAATGAAGGTGGAAGAAAACAGTGCAGATGCATTTTTTAAAAATCCGGTGCATCCATATACCGTAGGGCTTTTAAATTGTATTCCCCAGATTTCTTTGGACGATAAAGTTCTGACACAGATACCAGGGGTTATTCCCCATCTGTGGGACATGCCTGCCGGATGCCATTTTAATAATCGCTGTGTATATGCCATGGAAAGCTGCCGTCAGTCTGTTCCGGCATTTCGTGAGATAGAGCCGGGACATTATGCGGCATGCCACATGCTGAAAGGGGGAGGAGCTTAA